A genome region from Gambusia affinis linkage group LG24, SWU_Gaff_1.0, whole genome shotgun sequence includes the following:
- the mlpha gene encoding melanophilin a isoform X7, translating to MPDVHSHGYNGTEDDPGEGEAQSYKVMRKNKRLLSVHPMDFDSEDYLPHSRRPSVQQMQDDRYYRNDGDYDYYTHRGNRRKSLDRYAMRPDDYADNRMVRTRSLSKISSSVARQQYVDTSDEEEYQRHPPVHQQPHHRRKNSRASSQENLGQAPPINELNKRMFAIESLLSRLEEKMTPADEALTSSAPNEEEKLRRKLSELAGNLSDKGLSSDEEAGKKVFPGTKGSSGIRGGPVVPPVSLKDKELSSSSDEMPTEAQKRSTAAALCDLTTEVLRTINATENAMVEYGLAEPIDRSPLVGSDVKQADDAFRELEENVYITAGRSYELESKLRRLEQSAKNRFGGTTDSELSELEDVVALTAARVQSAESEVSDIESKIAALSAKKKRVTALLGDPAICSEPGPVSGCSSLLFLLLFSLLHQCSRTGTGTHNKSVPEEHHGVQRTCRWSLNLKGWIFGLVYSVLYS from the exons ATGCCGGATGTCCACAGCC ATGGATACAACGGCACCGAGGATGATCCTGGAGAGGGCGAGGCTCAGAGCTACAAAGTG ATGAGGAAGAATAAACGTCTGCTGTCGGTTCATCCCATGGACTTTGACTCAGAGGACTACCTTCCTCATTCACGGCGACCTTCTGTGCAG CAGATGCAGGATGATCGGTATTACCGGAATGACGGGGACTACGACTACTACACTCACCGAGGGAACCGCAGAAAGAGTCTGGACCGTTACGCCATGAGACCCG ATGACTATGCAGACAACCGGATGGTCCGAACCCGCTCTCTATCAAAGATCAGCTCATCGGTGGCTAGGCAGCAGTATGTTGACACCTCAGATGAGGAAGAGTACCAGAGGCATCCCCCTGTTCACCAGCAACCCCACCACCGCAGAAAGAACAGCAGAGCCTCTTCCCAGGAGAACCTGGGCCAAGCCCCGCCT ATCAACGAACTGAACAAGCGGATGTTCGCCATTGAGAGCCTGCTGAGCCGTCTGGAGGAGAAGATGACTCCTGCTGATGAG GCCTTGACTTCATCAGCTCCAAATGAGGAGGAGAAGCTCAGGAGGAAGCTGAGTGAGCTGGCAGGAAACCTGAGCGATAAAGGCCTGTCGTCAGATGAAGAGGCTGGGAAAAAGGTTTTTCCTGGGACTAAAGGGTCTTCTGGCATCAGGGGAGGACCAGTGGTCCCTCCGGTCTCCCTGAAGGACAAGGAGCTGAGCTCGTCCAGCGATGAGATGCCAACAGAGGCTCAAAAG AGATCCACTGCTGCCGCCCTCTGTGACCTCACCACTGAGGTCCTGAGAACCATTAACGCCACAGAAAACGCAATGGTCGAGTACGGCCTCGCAGAGCCGATCGACAGGTCCCCCTTAGTTGGCTCTGACGTAAAGCAGGCCGATGATGCTTTCAGGGAACTTGAGGAAAAT GTGTATATCACGGCCGGACGGTCGTATGAGCTGGAGTCTAAGCTGCGGCGACTCGAACAAAGTGCCAAGAACCGTTTTGGAGGGACGACGGACTCTGAGCTGTCGGAGCTGGAGGATGTGGTGGCGCTGACTGCTGCCAGAGTACAGAGCGCCGAGAGCGAG GTGTCAGACATTGAGAGTAAAATCGCAGCTCTGAGCGCCAAGAAAAAG AGAGTAACGGCACTCCTTGGAGATCCAGCAATATGTTCTGAACCAGGCCCGGTTTCAGGATGTAGttcactcctcttcctcctgctcttcaGCCTCCTTCATCAATGTTCACGGACTGGAACCGGGACACACAACAAATCAGTCCCTGAGGAACATCATGGAGTTCAGAGAACCTGCAGATGGAGTTTAAACCTGAAGGGTTGGATTTTTGGGTTGGTTTATTCTGTTCTTTACTCCTGA